In Nitrososphaerales archaeon, the genomic stretch AACGAGCACCTGAAGGCAGTGGACGGCGTCTCGTTCGAAGTCAAGGAGAGGGAAATCTTCGGATTCCTCGGCCCCAACGGCGCGGGCAAGACAACGACAATCAAAATGCTCACAACGTTGCTCAAGCCTACATCCGGCACTGCGACAGTCTGCGGTTACGACGTCTCCCACCACTCGAGCGACGTCAGGGCCTCTGTCGGGATTGTTCCCCAAGAGTACACCGCCGACGAGGACATGACCGGGAGGCAGAACATCACCTTCGCGGCCGACCTCTACGGCATTCCGAAGGGTGTCTCCAAGGACCGGGCGGTGGAGCTGCTGACTATGGTCGGACTGACCGAAGCGGCCGACAGAAAGGTCATGACCTACTCTGGAGGCATGAGGAGAAGGCTGGAGATCGCCACCGGGCTGGTCAACCATCCGAAGCTGCTCTTCCTGGACGAGCCTACGCTGGGGCTCGATGTGCAGACCAGGACTGCTGTATGGGAGTACATTCAGAAGCTGAAGAAAGACTACGGGATGACGCTATTCATGACAACGCACTACTTGGAGGAGGCTGACGGCGTCTGCGATAGGATCGCGATAATCGACCACGGCAAGATAATCAAGATCGGGACCCCCGTGGAATTGAAGGCGAGCCTCGGTGGAGACGTCATCGAGCTCGGAATCAAAGAGGCAGGTGAGGATCTGACACCGATGATAATGCAGACCAGCGGAGTCAAGGAGGTCAAGAAAACGAATAGCGACTACAGGATCAAGGCCAAGCTTGGCGAGGAGACCGCACCGAGGATAATCGACGCCATCAGGGCGAAGGGATACCACGTGTCGAAGATTTCCGTCACCAAGCCGAGCATGGACCAAGTCTATCTCGAGTACACAGGCAAGTCAATAAGGGACGAGGAAGCCAGCAGGGCAGAGATGTTCACCCAGCGGGTAACCATGCGGAGGGCGAGGTCATAGTGGCGGACGAGCTGGGTGAGAAGACAGCCGCCGAGCGTCGCTCGAGGGCGACCGCCGCGGGCACTGAAGGGTCGCAGCCGACCCAATGGGGCAGCGAGCGCGTCAACCGAAGCACGATGCACGGTCTCTGGGCGCTCACAAACAGGGAGCTCCAGAAGTGGTACAAGGTTCCGGTGCTGCTCCTCATGTCTCTCATCCAGCCGATCATCTGGCTTGGGCTATTCGGCAAGGCGATGAACTTCGGCGCCATCTTCTCAGGCGGGTCCTTCAACATACCCGGGCTCAACATCCCGAAGCAGGTCCTCGACAGCCTCTCCAGCACAATCATGCAGAGCACTTTCGGGACGACCGACTACTTCTCGTTCCTGGCCGTTGGAATGCTAGCCTTCGTGTGTCTCTTCACTGCAATGTTCAGCGGAATGTCAATACTCTGGGACAGGAGGCTTGGCTTTCTAGACAAGGTACTCAGCACTCCTGTGTCCCGAGGAACCATCATCATGGGCAAGGTGCTCTCGAGCGTCGTCCGCTCTCTCGCGCAGGCGGCTGTCGTGCTTCTGATAGCAATCCCTCTGGGACTGGACCTCGGCAAGATCACACTCTTCGGTGTTCTGGGAACCTTCGCAGCCATGTTCCTCATGACCCTCGGCTTCTCCGCTCTCTTCCTCACTCTCGCGCTGAGGTCGACCGACTGGCAGTCACAGATGGCAATCATGAACCTACTGAACCTGCCTCTCCTGTTCGGGAGCAACGCACTCTTCCCTTCCAAGCTCATGCCCGACTGGTTGCAGGCGTTCGTAAGCATCAACCCAATCAGTTACGCCACGGATGCCGGGAGGCAGCTGCTCCTCGGCACAACAGGATTCGCTTCTCTAGGTTTCGACTTCGCCTACCTCGCTGGCTTCGCCATCCTGTTGTCAGCACTAGGCGTGTTCCTATCCTGGAAGCTTCTGACAAAGTAGTAGCTCTCTTATCCCGTGAAGCAGGGGTCATTTCATTCAAGGCAACTCTTTGCGCAGGCGGCGCGGACGCGACCGAGTCACTTTTGGAAGATTATGCGCTTCAGTTGTTCCGCCATCTTCAGCGGATCGCTGTTCTGCCAGACGTTCCTTCCCACTGCAAGTCCGGTCGCACCAGCTTCCATTACACCCTTCACCTGCTGCAGGAACGCATCGTCCGTGGGCGCCTTGGGGCCCCCTGACATGAAGACATGCACCCCGGCCGCGGACTTCACGGCCCATGCGAATGTGGCGCTTTCCCCGGTGTACTTGATCTTCACAGCGTCTGCACCGAGCTCCAACCCCGTCCTGGCGGCGTAAGCAACTATCTCCTTCGACGTGTCGTTCTGCACAGCCGCTCCCCTGGGATAAATCCAAGCGATAGCTGCGATGCCCCTCTTGTGGGCATCCTCCTGAATCCTGCCGAACTCTGAGAGCATCTCAGCCTCAAATCCGCTCCCGAGATAGATGGTATAGCCGACAGCCTTGGCCCCGAGGGAAACGGCGTGCTCCACAGAGCAGACCTGCCTTGAAATCGGTTCTCCCTTCGGGAGACTCGTCTTGCCGTTCACCTTGACTATCAGCGGGACCTTTCCGTCGTAGAACCTTTCGGCGACTCCCTTCTGGAAGACGACACCGTTGAACCCGCCCTTCGCCGCGATCTCCATGATGGAGGAGGGGTCCACGTTCCTGTCGTCGAAGTCTGTCGAGGGACCATGTTCGAGGCCTTGGTCGTACGCGAGTAGGATGCTCTTCCCTCCCTTGAGGAATGGGGCCATCCTGTCCTGTTTCATCTGCGGCGCAACGAAGCCCTTCCGTATTTAACGGTGTCCCGTTCCTGAGCATCACGCCTAAAAGCTGCCCATCTGCAACCGAAACTCGGCGCCATTGAAGCTCGAGGAATTCCTTCTGTTGAACGCGTCTGAACCGCTCTCGAAGATCACATCTGCCGTGGCAGCTTCAAGCGTCAAGGTCTGGGAGGGCATCCCGTCCAACTTGGGGTTGCTCGCGGCGGTCAACCCGTCGGGCGAGAAGCAGAAAGAAATAGACGTCTTCTCAAACGGCGTCTTCACGGAATCACTCCTCGCCTCGGGCGCAGTCTCCGAGGTTGCGTCCGAGGAGATGGCTGAGCCCGCGAAGGGGGACGGGGAGGTGAGCGTTGCGATGGACCCACTCGACGGCA encodes the following:
- a CDS encoding ABC transporter permease, coding for MADELGEKTAAERRSRATAAGTEGSQPTQWGSERVNRSTMHGLWALTNRELQKWYKVPVLLLMSLIQPIIWLGLFGKAMNFGAIFSGGSFNIPGLNIPKQVLDSLSSTIMQSTFGTTDYFSFLAVGMLAFVCLFTAMFSGMSILWDRRLGFLDKVLSTPVSRGTIIMGKVLSSVVRSLAQAAVVLLIAIPLGLDLGKITLFGVLGTFAAMFLMTLGFSALFLTLALRSTDWQSQMAIMNLLNLPLLFGSNALFPSKLMPDWLQAFVSINPISYATDAGRQLLLGTTGFASLGFDFAYLAGFAILLSALGVFLSWKLLTK
- a CDS encoding ATP-binding cassette domain-containing protein; amino-acid sequence: MSGNGSIIEVKDLTRVFNEHLKAVDGVSFEVKEREIFGFLGPNGAGKTTTIKMLTTLLKPTSGTATVCGYDVSHHSSDVRASVGIVPQEYTADEDMTGRQNITFAADLYGIPKGVSKDRAVELLTMVGLTEAADRKVMTYSGGMRRRLEIATGLVNHPKLLFLDEPTLGLDVQTRTAVWEYIQKLKKDYGMTLFMTTHYLEEADGVCDRIAIIDHGKIIKIGTPVELKASLGGDVIELGIKEAGEDLTPMIMQTSGVKEVKKTNSDYRIKAKLGEETAPRIIDAIRAKGYHVSKISVTKPSMDQVYLEYTGKSIRDEEASRAEMFTQRVTMRRARS
- a CDS encoding aldolase; amino-acid sequence: MKQDRMAPFLKGGKSILLAYDQGLEHGPSTDFDDRNVDPSSIMEIAAKGGFNGVVFQKGVAERFYDGKVPLIVKVNGKTSLPKGEPISRQVCSVEHAVSLGAKAVGYTIYLGSGFEAEMLSEFGRIQEDAHKRGIAAIAWIYPRGAAVQNDTSKEIVAYAARTGLELGADAVKIKYTGESATFAWAVKSAAGVHVFMSGGPKAPTDDAFLQQVKGVMEAGATGLAVGRNVWQNSDPLKMAEQLKRIIFQK